In Narcine bancroftii isolate sNarBan1 chromosome 7, sNarBan1.hap1, whole genome shotgun sequence, the sequence TCATCTGGATTAGCTCTCTGGAAAATTAAGTGTCATCTTTCTTTTTCAGTTCCATGTGTTGTACGTGCAATTCTTGATGCTGAATTTCATTTGCTGAGAATTGGAAGAAATTAATGCAAGAGGCAAGAAGATATTAGGAGAGATTTTAAAAGGTGATGCTGCAAGATCACGGGGAGGGAAATGGAGCGTAGAGGCAGAAAATTCAATGGTGCAGCCTGAAAGCAAGACCACCAACTATGGGAAAAGGTTAGGCTGAGGGTTCAGGGCATGTGTAATTCTGGAAGGTGGAGAGAGACAAACTTAAGTGGATGTAAAAGGGTAGGATGAGAATGAAAAATTTCAGGTAGCTGGGAGACTGGAAGGGGGGAAATTGATGGATGGAACTGGAGTGGAATGAGATAATATTGGGTGTGCTGGTATGAATTGAACTTTCTGAAGGGTGAAGGAATAGAGACTAGCTGCGGCAGGTCCAATTTGGTGATGAGAAGTTGCAGAGTGGAACCCAAGATGAGGCACTTACGCTCAACAGCAGCCACGCAAGGTTGCAGGCTCTGGGGAGCAACATATATCAgcacacagggcaccagaaagggAACGAACACCCTTCCCACCCCCAgtaaagaaggagaagcagaggagatgatccgaCAGGAcaagtgaccacagcagcagaacaGCAAGGGGCTCAACGGcagagaaacccacacaggtggTCGGCGGACTTTGACCggtctgtgggctgctggagacttgctcatgggaaccaggtaccagagccaggatttgagaggatgctgaaggcaagaagggctcccaaagggcttcaggcactgaaggtttcctgattgtatcggagcttgagcttgggttgccaatggatcaaacaggagtttgTGCAGCTGCAGGAGGGCAAGATGCTGGAGGTTTAGTaattctgaagagactctcttttgcttcttttactCATGGAGTAATACTCATAGAGTCCCTGTTTGCtttaagtatatcatgtatgtaacatttttaatgtattttgatatggcaaccttgagatcaaacaggagtctgtgcagctgcaggaggGCAAGATGCTGGAGGTTTAGTaattctgaagagactctcttttgcttcttttactCATGGAGTAATACTCATGGAGTCCCTGTTTGCtttaagtatatcatgtatgtaacatttttaatgtattttgatATGGCAACCTTGAGATCAAACAGGAGTTTGTGCAGCTGCAGGAGGGCAAGATGCTGGAGGTTTAGTaattctgaagagactctcttttgcttcttttactCATGGAGTAATACTCATAGAGTCCCTGTTTGCtttaagtatatcatgtatgtaacatttttaatgtattttgatATGGCAACCTTGacatcaaacaggagtctgtgcagctgcaggaggGCAAGATGCTGGAGGTTTAGTaattctgaagagactctcttttgcttcttttactCATGGAGTAATACTCATGGAGTCCCTGTTTGCtttaagtatatcatgtatgtaacatttttaatgtattttgatATGGCAACCTTGAGCCCTGAAGTGGTGTGTCAAAAatgtgacgggggggggggggggagagggggttgggTATGGACATGGAGGCTCAGTTTGTGATTGAATAGTACACTAAAAGTTGAATTTGTTGACAGTAACACCTCCCCCAGCGTAAAACTGCACTGAGAGGAAGCAATTGCATAATATTTCAGGTTCCGCATTCCAGAATccaaatttttttcccctttttaaatGTTTGACAATCCACATTATGAACAACTCACCTGGATCTTTTGTTCGTCGATCTCAAGTTTCTTTGTGAGCTCAGTCAGCTTGCAGGTCAACTCGTCCCGTTCTTCCAAGTCCTTTTTGTCACAGATGGCCTTTAACTTCTGCAGAGTGTTCTTGgttttccacagctctgattctgcCTCTTTCAGTTGCTTTGACACGCACCGGTCCTGCTCCTTTGACTTCCGCAGCATTTGCTTCAACATCTGCACCTCGCTCTCGTGCTGAGCTAATAATCGAGGCAGGTTGTTCTGCTCATTCTCAAACTTCACCAGGGCTTTCACGTGTCGATACTGCAGCTGCCTGAGCAACCTGTTTTCCATCCTGGCATTTTCTAGCTCCCTCTGAAGTTCGTATACCTCATTCTTCAGTTCCTTCGTTTTGTTCAGTCTGGCTGACAATATATGGCGAGTAATTGAATCACAAACCTGCTCTTCAGTGTTAAGTTTAGCACACTTTTGTGATTTAATCTTAAATGAAGATTGGTTCCATTTTTGGACCGTTTTAAATCTTGGTTTAGTTTGAACTATGGAAGGAAAGAAAAACAACATCCATTAATTCTGGCAACTGGATTGAATGGTATCAGTTATAAGATAGCAGGGATATGAAATTCTACATTCATCTCTGTGCAGCAATCAATAGCACATATTCCTGTGCATTTATTTACCATCACCTGCAACATAAAGATTTGTAATTTCTATTCAAATTACTGTATACCTAGCAAGAGGTTAATAGATGAGAAACTCCTCAGTGCAACTTATCTGAATCAAAAAAATTTAGGTACAGGTAATCCCCAACTTGCGATCTATGCGACTTACATCCATCGAACATctgaccattttaaaaaaaaattatttaagaaaaaatataaaattgacacGGTTTATGTTGCATTTGACGAAGTATAACAGAGAttcaagagccaaaatgtgcgtacttaacTTGTTAGCTAGCGccccggggtccataggctgggcagggccatcttgattcctgtgcgcatgcacgagtctttggttggcgcatgtgcagtgggttcgcgtattggagttcggttggcgcatgcgcaagAGTTAATGCTGCGAAAGCTTGGTTTAAGACTTATTTACTCCATGCgcacaggcaaaattctgacttgcgtcTATTTCGCAAAATGACTGATCCTTTGGACCCAATTATGGACGTAGGTCAGCAAGTACCTGTATTTGTTGTGTGAACATGTTTTACTTCCATATCATAGGTCTCTATTTCCACTTGCTGCTTGGGAACTGTTACTCAGGACTAGACTGATGTGGAGTACCAACGCTTGCAAGTCAGAAAAACTGTCTCACTTCAGTAGGAAGAGAATTAGGCCCTtcagccattcaaatcatggctaatGTATTTTCCATTCAATGccatttcctgccttctccccataatatttgatgcccttactaatcaagaacctatcaatctccactttaaatctacccaatatcTTGACCTCCACAGTCGTcagtggcaatgaatttcacagattcaacaCCGCCTGTCTGACCAACTACTCATCGCTAttcaaagggacatccttttattcttgaGGCAGTGGCCTCTAGAACTAGACGCCCCCACAAAGGGAAGCATCTGCTCCATGTCCATTCCATTCAGCCCTTTCAGTATTTGGCATGTTTTGATGAGATCCCCTTTCCTGAAAAGTTCTTCAATAAAACATTATTCAATAAAGGCCCGTGCTGCTCGTTATCAAATAAGGGCAGCCTACTTAGCatcgcggttagtgcaatgctgttacagcgccagtgatcaatcCAGAGGttcaaatctcacgctgtctgtaagtagtttataCCTTCTCCagatgtctgcttgggtttcctctgggtgcttggtTTCCAcccaaccttcaaaatgtaccgaggttATAGggcaattaggtgtaattggggcagcacaggtgcGTAGGATTTTGGTTACAGGACACATGCATAGTTACTAAAGCAATGCTATTCACTGATTTATGTCTGGTGATCCAAGTGCTGATTAATCATGTACATTGGAACTTTTTCATGACATGGCTTATCCCTCCTGCGCTCTCTGAATGAAGATACCGcactcacaggcctccaatcataTGGCACTTCTCCTGTAACTAAAGCAGATTGAAAATTTCTCTCAGAAGCCCAGCAATCATCTCCGTTGGCTGCCTCAAATGCCTCAGGGACATCTcatcaggccctgaggatttatccattTTAAACCTCATCTAATAtcttctccttttcaatggtaTTTGTTCCAGATTTCCAACAAGCCCCTCCCTGAATATTTCAACTACAATGGTATTCTCAATAGTGAGTCATCATTTCAGACCTCTACCATGTCATCTGACTCCATGGGCCTTGCTCTCCCTCTGGGTACTCTCAGTTAAAGTTGGAAGCAGCCAAATGTCCACCTGTGAACACCCGTTTACTATGTTAACATCCAtctgaccacccctcccccccccccaaaaacccAATTATCATTTCACAGTTTAAAACTTTCCCATACTTACATCTGAGTGATTCGGTTCATAAACCAGCAGTGATTCACAGTTGAATAATGGGACCTCAATAATCAATATGAACTCATTTTTAGAAGAAAGCAATTAAGCTTCAATAAAATTTAGGTTGAACTCAAAAATAATGCACCTTAAGATAAGCCTACGGAGCAGTTTGATTTTCTGTGTGTGAACAGCAAGGCACCACCCTCTAAAAGTAAAACATGATATGATCCTTATTATGTTAATAAATTATGTATTATCTGGTTTACCATGAACAATGCTGTGGGAGACCCAgggtacaaaataatatttatccaTGTTATTTCTGGGTAAATTTCTGGAGGTTTCACCCTAAAGTTGAAGTAATTATATCACAATTACCATTTTTCAATGACGATGCCATTAAGTGCAAATTGCTTAGATGGTGTATGATGTATGCCATCAATTGAGCATAGGAGTGAGTGATAAGCAATGAGTTTACCTCTGGGTTATAAACTGTGATTTATATATTGTATTGCAATTATATACCTCACTTCACAGTTTGTATAATTTAGTGTTAGTTTTTCATATCTTTGCAGTTTTCTAAAGACAACTACACTTGGTATGATTTTATTGGAACAGGAAGTACTCTAATTCCCCAAAGTGTCATTCTTTCCCACCACCCTTCCTTTTGTGAAAGTTTGAACACAAACTATGTTCAGTTCCATGGACATGAAGAGTTATCTGTTACTTCAGTCACATGATCATCCCTCCGCCCTGGGTATTGCGCACATTTTGGTAATCATTTGCAGAAAGGATCACCAATGACGAACAGCGTGAACCTGGCTCTTTTAGGGCTACTGAACAATGGGGAGTTTGAATGCTGCCTTACGATAGAAATTTGCATTATTAACAGTTAATGAAAGTGGAATGTTTAACTGAGACTGTAATAATCTTAACAAT encodes:
- the LOC138738531 gene encoding lebercilin-like protein isoform X4, whose product is MAGEQGLQTSLSDHSSRRQGLDSTSSSNNSNKKTNKSSNSQRNSACTQYSEDFEDHSSAGESFKREDAKRKPQETKKRSVERSTNLSYQKRVQTKPRFKTVQKWNQSSFKIKSQKCAKLNTEEQVCDSITRHILSARLNKTKELKNEVYELQRELENARMENRLLRQLQYRHVKALVKFENEQNNLPRLLAQHESEVQMLKQMLRKSKEQDRCVSKQLKEAESELWKTKNTLQKLKAICDKKDLEERDELTCKLTELTKKLEIDEQKIQDLEKILELKGKSFNHQLATEHRKTREALDQIKKLELEQRTLNQMLTNISNEHETGQ